The genomic DNA TGGGAACAGTCACAGATTCTTGTCCGCGAAAATTGTTATCACTTTTTAACGCATTTTCGCGCCATTTGCATTCATACTGTAAACTATTGTTAGTCGAAAgcactgaaatttttaattgtacttgaatttttatgattGATTGTTGAAGAATTGCAAGCTGTAATATCAATGTCTATAATGTAACTTATTTAAGTTTGAGTTTAAATTAACTGGTTGCtgtttttataagaaaaattattcctcaCAAGGAGCGATGAAGAACAAGCAATAACACGTGTCaatttctgataaaaaaacatGTCAGCCTTGATGCAAGCTTTGAATGTACCGATTATTTGGTACTATTTATTTCTCTGTTTATCGCTACATTATCATTTAGCTTCAAAATATggcaaatttatttgtatgagaTTCATTaactatttcctttttttcctaacTTTTCAGGCACTTCTGGGACCTGAAGCCAAAGCTGGCGAGTTGAATGTATTACAAGTTGAGGCGATGGGACTCAAAGGCCCAATTAAAACCCCAATAGCCTTATTGGAACTGGGAAAAACTGCACAAATTATCCTTGATCTAAGTTTCCCTGATCCACCCGTCACATTCACCTTAATCAAAGGCAGCGGTCCAGTCCACATAGTAGGACATAATCTCCTTGGtaagttttattttgttcagtAGATTAATCTTCCTTCACTCCCCGTATATTTGGATAAATAACACTTGCAACACCACTACCAGCTGTGTCAGCGATGCACGCTCAAGGTTAGCGAGACACCATTTGGCCGCAATCTTTTACAGACAATCATATttgatgagaaaatatttcattttaaagaACTTGAAGCTAGTGGCCAAAGTTAATGGCAAAGGATAGTAATTATGGTGAAAACTTGAGAAATGAAAGTCAGCAACTAAAGTTTTATCGAATCTCGTGAATATTTAGTATTTTCATAGAGTCATCGGCACTGAACTTTATTGTATGATTCTCCTTTAAAGAAGTTTATCACATTCAGTCACTGACTGCAGTCACTAACATCagcttcatttcattttagtCGTCAAAAAGACTACGATTACAGTTTCGCTCTCACTGTATTCCATAACACTATATTGTGGGAATATATCATGCACTAATAAATTCTTGCTTACTCGTTACAGGGACGCATATGGATGAATTTGAAGACATGGAAGATGAAATGGAGGAAGAAAACATCGATGATGAAGATGATGAGAAGGTGAATATACATCTCTAAAATTTTACAGCTTTTAGCCAgggattttcatttaaaaattgtcaatgtTGAAGATAAATAACCCATTCGTAATTACATTTGATTCATACCATTGATTATTTTGCAAAAGCAAACTAAccgtattgtaaaaaaaattctgaaattatttttatgttagCCTTATGTGACCTTAACAATCGGTACAAAACTGAAGGAGTATGGTTAGAAGTTAGGAGACCATCATATGTTATGTGAATGGGAATTAACATTTCAGGCCTCGCATAAGAAACGGAAACTTTCTGgcgagggtaaaaaaaatggcaccaAACGCGCCAAGATGGATGAGGAGGTAGACAAGGAGAACTATCGAAAATAGCATGCTTGGTCCTAGCAATAAGTTTTACTATCTTACGTTAATTACAGACTATATATTTCAAACATCAATTAGATTCGTCTTAATGATCAATTCCTTATTTCACCAGATAGAGTGATGATAATGGTAACTTTGAAACGTACGGATGTACTTGTTTTTATGTCACATCAAAGTAATTTAAGTTTtagtttctttgaaaaataaacgacgtctttggaataattgtttttagattttgcattttatttcactaCCTACCATCTTGGCAGTGTGCAATATAATGGGCCTACTCTTAAATATCGTGTATACAACTTTGAATACTCTCCATTCTttgtaatattgaatttttctcagggttctatgataaataattttgatgATAGATTGGGTTTCTACAAGTTTTTCTCTTGCGATTACCAGTTTTGTTACTTGACGGTGAAAACAATATAACTATTAGTTTGTCAAATAATGAATTGCTAGTTGAGTAGTTAAGACTGTGATCAGGCTGGATTTATGCCACTATTGTCTCTATTTACAATATACTCAATCGTTAGAACAGAATACGTAATCGGGACCTGCTCTCATTAACTTCTCTGATGTTTTTGATTTAGGACcctgaagatgaagaagacgaagacgaagagcCCAAAAAGAAGAATGCGAAATTAGCAGTTCCagctaaaaacaaaaatcaagctaacaagaataagaaaaaataaacccgTGGTTCTATTACCAACAAACACATCCTAGGCTAGGCTCTTGAATGTAAGTTCATCATCATTCGCGCATTGCGTTACAGTATCGTTTCATCTGACAGTCAAAAGAGACCATTATCAATTCACGGGTTCTAAAATCTTGAAGCTGGATTGCCAATAGTATGTGCACTTTTCTTACGATAACAATTGTTCTTCAACtaaaagaaacgaagaagCAAATGCAAAGAGTAAAAGATCGCTAATGTTACACAATCTGTTACCTCACTGAATTAGTGCATTACTTGAAGATTTTCAGGTTAATTGTGTGTAAAAAATACCTGCAAGATAAAAGGTTGCTAATAACTGCAAATGTATTTTATTCTAGCGACTATAAAAGGGTCCCGGGGCCATGACAGGGTCAACAGTGAAAACAAACTTTCGAGGAATAAGTCTATACAGAAGACATATGGCAGGTCGACTCTTCCGCATTTTACGCTTCTGCGTCATCCTGAACGTCGAAATAGTAATCTACAGCTCAGATTTGATAGTTCGTGAATCCAAATACTAGACAAATGATAGACTGACAGACAGACGGAGACTGATTGATTCAGGTTTCAATCCCACTCTTCCGCAACTTGACTTCCGGTCAGAAAACACAAAGCTATATTATAACATCacttgataataatatttattccttATAAAGATCATGAAGGAAATTTTAACCCACAGATCTAgtgtatttattttgaactttAAACGAGGtctttgattaattttatgacTATTAGAAGGAGTTGAAACAGAACATTGTCATCTCTCGATATTCATTCCATTTGAAGAAAAGTAATATAACGGTGCACCGTTCTTATTTAACATGTGTTATACACAGTGTTTTTCACTTACGTGCCCAAACGTCTGTATACTCTTTTGTACATATAcgatacaataaaaatttcacttaaCTTTTAATTGATATTGATTCGTTGCGCAAGTTTATACAATGTGTGACTAGATTCAGAACTCATTTtaattgtgtgaaaaattttttgccaaaccTCCCTTTCTCCACGAGAGGAccagttttcagaaaaatttgaaaactaataACGCAAAAACTCGATGAATTTCTTAACGTGTTTTAAATTTCACCCTAACTAAATGGTACacaaattctattttctttgcCTGTTTATGACGTGGTGGTATAAGTAGTTCACACTTTGAACAGTTGGAGCCAGATATATCAGTGGGATCATAGTAACAACTGGATGTTTGATATTCTATAGTTGTAGCcatattaataatttgtattacttttacttttcaaatatttgatatCTTGTAAATATATTCGAAAGATTAATTATGCTGGGATGAAGTTAGTGTGGTTGGAATTTTATAGTCGTAGGTCTTTCGGCCTACCATTTTACGACCTTGATGAATGATgaagaaaacattttcaaatacgGGATTACTTCCACAAAAATTTCTAAGGTTAGTTTATGACTGTCACATGTCTTGCCCAGAGTTGATAGATTGACAGTTAAATGGTAAGAGTAACATATCGGTGTGGgaaaataacagaaaaaaattgttacgcACTAGTCTAAGTCTATGAAGTgtaaaatgtgtgtttcattttatatcaaatttcatcattGTTTTCGATACGTTAAGATTCGTTTTGCCGGCTAACAAAAGTTGGGCTtccttgaatttcaaattttttactagcAACACCAAACCTCAAACATTTGGGAATCATTCATGTACctaaatttcgaatctaaaCCATCTGGGTACGTTCTAGTTATGTATCCACCAAGTATTTAGCCGATCTTGTCGAGTGATTTTTGCTATCTACTGGGATAAAAgtatacttacaattagttcgGTATTAGCAAGCAATATGTACAGAACTTGCAAAGAATCGCTCTTCAAGatcgaattgattgaaatCTCCTGGATCTTAACGAGTCTTCAGCTATTAAAAGGAACTACAATTATGGATAAACTGCAGGAGATTTTCAAAGTCGCCGAA from Diprion similis isolate iyDipSimi1 chromosome 2, iyDipSimi1.1, whole genome shotgun sequence includes the following:
- the LOC124415823 gene encoding nucleoplasmin-like protein isoform X2 is translated as MAEEYLYGITLEGPNATEVWDPEHKNEDVDGANQHFGADQKLIIKMALLGPEAKAGELNVLQVEAMGLKGPIKTPIALLELGKTAQIILDLSFPDPPVTFTLIKGSGPVHIVGHNLLGTHMDEFEDMEDEMEEENIDDEDDEKDPEDEEDEDEEPKKKNAKLAVPAKNKNQANKNKKK
- the LOC124415823 gene encoding nucleoplasmin-like protein isoform X1, whose protein sequence is MAEEYLYGITLEGPNATEVWDPEHKNEDVDGANQHFGADQKLIIKMALLGPEAKAGELNVLQVEAMGLKGPIKTPIALLELGKTAQIILDLSFPDPPVTFTLIKGSGPVHIVGHNLLGTHMDEFEDMEDEMEEENIDDEDDEKASHKKRKLSGEGKKNGTKRAKMDEEDPEDEEDEDEEPKKKNAKLAVPAKNKNQANKNKKK